atcccaatcaaaattgcaccagcattcttctcgaaactagaacaagcaatcctaaaattcatatggaaccacaaaaggccccgaatagccaaagtaattttgaagaagaagaccaaagcaggaggcatcacaatcccagaatttagcctctactacaaagctgtcatcatcaagacagcatggtattggcataaaaacagacacatagaccaatggaatagaatagaaaccccagaactagacccacaaacgtatggccaactcatctttgacaaagcaggaaagaacatccaatggaaaaaagacagtctctttaacaaatggtgctgggagaactggacagcaacatgcagaaggctgaaactagaccactttctcacaccattcacaaaaataaagtcaaaatggataaaggacctgaatgtgagacaggaaaccatcaaaaccttagaggagaaagcaggaaaagacctctctgacctcagccgtagcaatctcttactcggcacatccccaaaggcaagggaattaaaagcaaaagtgaattactgggaccttatgaagataaaaagcttctgcacagcaaaggaaacaaccaacaaaactaaaaggcagccaacggaatgggaaaagatatttgcaaatgacacatcggacaaagggctagtatccaaaatctataaagagctcatcaaactccacacccgaaaaacaaataacccagtgaagaaatgggcagaaaacatgaatagacacttctctaaagaagacatccggatggccaacaggcacatgaaaagatgctcaacgtcgctccttatcagggaaatacaaatcaaaaccacactcagataccacctcacgccagtcagagtggccaaaatgaagaaatcaggagactatagatgctggagaggatgtggagaaacaggaaccctcttgcactgttggtgggaatgcaaattggtgcagccgctctggaaagcagtgtggaggttcctcagaaaattaaaaatagacctaccctatgacccagcaatagcactgctaggaatttatccaagggatacaggagtaatgatgcataggggtacctgtaccccaatgtttatagcggcactctcaacaatagccaaattatggaaagagcctaaatgtccatcaactgatgaatggataaagaaattgtggtttatatacacaatggaatactacgtggcaatgagaaaaaatgaaatatggccttttgtagcaacatggatggaactggagagtgtgatgctaagtgaaataagccatacagagaaagacagataccatatggtttcactcttatgtggatcctgagaaacataacagaaacccatgggggaggggaaggaaggaaagaaaaaaaaaaaagaggttagagtgggagagagccaaagcataagagactgttaaaaactgagaacaaactgagggttgatggggggtgggagggagggcagggtgggtgatgggtattgaggagggcaccttttgggatgagcactgggtgttgtatggaaaccaatttgacagtaaatttcatatattaaaaaataaaaaaaataaataaataaataaaaaaaataaactcacctCAATGCACAGATACAATGAGATAACACTCACACCAGCTTAAATATCCCAGAAAAAGACCCAatgactggcagaacaaactccacaaccaagggtagagaagaggccacaagGAAGAAGGTTGGAAAGGCAGAGATGCAATTTGAGACCTAAAAGGACTGTGGCCATCTGTGGACCAGAAGAAACCAAGAGCACCGTGAAGGTCAAAAAACAGATGATCCCACTGGGGACCTGCACAGTGAAGATGAACCCCcaaaacatttggctttgaaagccaGAGGAGTCAAATTTCATGAGGTCTCACAAACAGCCTGGACTTACAGCCTGGAATTCTTAAAATCAGCCTGCCTGTCTCTGGGAGAGCCCTGAAGGCATTAGGAAGCAGAGTCTGAGCCCTTAAAGctacagcacaacaaacagctcTAGCAGATATAGCATAGAGCCGGTAGTTTGAAAAACACCAGGAGAGACAGGAGGATTTACTCATCACAGAGCATGTTTGGAGAGAAAAgactcctccaggaacaaaggaactggccagtgttatttccctcccccacacccatgCATAAGTACGTGGCCACTTGTGGGAACCAACACTGCCTCCACACTTGCTTCCTAACTTGCTtgcaccaagccccacccccacgtGCTTCCCGATCCAGCCTTTCcagtcacacttgcctcagtcccagaaCTGCAGGCTCCTCCCCCAGAACACCAAAGCGAACCTCACAAGCACTTTATCTCCTGACCTTCACCTTGTGTGGGGCCTCAGTCTTGGTTGCTGTGGCGGGGGACGCACTGTGGCAACAGAAGCCTGAGGTGCACCTTATTAAAAATGAGGGACCCACTCATATGCCCATTGCAGATCCCCTTAAGTTGGCCATCCTGGCAGTGGCGTCCACAGATGTCAATTAGCAAGCACACCACCAATGTGTACCTGTTAATACCCACCCACACCTGGCAGGGACCAAACGCTACCCACATAGGAAAAAAGGCCACTGCAGATAACTGAACTGAAGgggaaagcagaaaagaacacgacagagacactccctgaagtgccaggtcctGGGCAAAGAGGACACAGCACTGCAGGGCATTTCAAGAccttttcttcataaggccattaccgtCAAGAACAAGAGACATAACTGCCTTCTCtaacacacagagacagacacaggtaGAGTTAGAAAAAGTGAGGCGCGAGAGAAATATGTCTCAAAAGTAACAGGaccaaaccacagcaagagaacaaaccgagggttatggagggtggtgggtgggggcgggCCAAAAGGGTGACAGgtattaggagggcacttgttaggatgagcactgggtgtcatatgtaagtgatgaatcaccggcttctacttctgaagccaagactacactgttgttaactagaatataaattaacaaaaacaaacacactgaCAGTGCCATTATGACACTTACACTATGATCAGAATCTCCTCAATGTCATTTAATACACAAGCCATGTTCAATTTTTCCAGTTGTCTTTCAGTAAATTCTTAGACTTAGGATTTGAGAAAGGTTCTTACAATGTatcttgttttatgtttcttattcCCTTATTTCATAGCACACCCCCCCTTTTATCATGTCATTGACCTACTGGAGAAATCTGATTATCTGTCCTATACGTGTTCCATATTCTAAATTAGACTTACTGCTTATTTATAGTCTTAACTTCTATTCCTATATCCTATATAGACTCGTTTTGATTGGTCTCCACCTGTTGAGTGATACATTCAGCTAGGAATGGCTGGGGCACTCTCCTGGGCCCTCATTGACATTTCCCTGTTGGGAGTCAATGTTGTGGCTAGACCACCTGTTATGATTGTTATTATAATTGCAAGACACACTCCAGCAACAACCATCAGGGAGCTTTGAAAAGGCAAGATTTATCACTCAGTCCTGTGGGTACACAGTACTGCTGAGGCCACACAGGgcttggggaaagggagagagcacaggggcCTGGGGCTCTGCCTGTGTTGGGATCGGGGGAGGAGTGTCTAGGGTATTGGGCATTTACTCTTCTTTgctgaatttaaaacataagagcagTAATTAAAGCACGGGAAGGGAAAAGCAGGGTCACTCAAGTGACCAGCTGTCTATGTCACCAGGGTTCTCTCAAAGGGGAACTGCATGGGTCACTCGAGTGACCAGCTGTCTATGTCACCAGGGTGCTCTCAAAGGGGAACTGCATGGGTCACTCGAGTGATCAGCTATTTGTGTCACCAGGGCTCTCTCAAAGGGGAACTGCATGGGTGGGGCGCTCTGCTCCTTATGTAGTTATGTATTTGGCGATATGTTTATTCCAGGTGGCTAACTTTGAAATGGATGTCTCAGCAACAAAAAGCTTAATGTCAGGCACCtacattacaataaaaaaaacctgttagcaCTTAAACTACAAAACTGATACTGAGATAGAAGCTTGATTAGATCTTTGATAACTTTGAGGCAGAATATCTCAAAGttgctgttttatttctgttatagCATCTCATGAGACAGTGCTTGTCCTACTTTTAGTGATGCTATTTATATTATTGACCAGTGGGGTCAGGTGGTGTCAGTCTGTTCCATGTATTATTCAATTTCCAATCATCTTTAACcatattatattagtttatttgttatgttatattatattataattttattttttaatgtttttatttatttttgagagagacagagagagagtgagcaaacaggggaggggcagagagagagggagacacagaatctgaagcaggctccaggctccaagctgtcagcacagagcccgatgcagggtttgaactgcaaactgtaagatcatgacctgagccgaagttggatgctcaaccgaatgttACCCGGGCTCCCCTCACCTAATAATTTTACAATCCATTCATGATGTATgcctaaaattatttaattctttaagcATAATTCCCTTTGGAAAATTATGATTAATTaacacatagtgttatattagtttcaggtgtacaataatgattgaacaattctataaatgactcagtgctcatcaggataagtatactcttttttttttaaattttattttgggaggataagtgtactcttaatcatTTTCACCAATTTCCACCATCTCCTACCCACATCCCCTCTGTCAACTACCAGCTCATTTTCTGTacctaagagtctgttttttgtcttttcttctctttgttcatttgtttggtttcttaaattatacaaataaaaaaataatatggtatttgtctttatctgacttatttcatttagcatgatatCCTCCAGGTCTATTCACAtagtcacaaatggcaggatttcctttttttctcacgactgaaaaatattccatatataaaCACAAATGTATGTCTGTGTCTACCTAGGGCAGATAACTGGATGCATCAGTTTGAAGTTCTTGAGATAAAAAGGAACCAAGCTTGAGAAACTGGACCCAACAAGCCTCATCTGTACCTTGACCCAATGTAGGTGAAAAGACATAGACTCTGACTAATACTGCAACGGGAtgagattttagtattatttggAGGGAGAATAAGTGTGATTTGTATGTGGGGACAATGTTAATTATTAGAGTTGGACTAGAGTGGATTAAAGATGTCcacaaaatttttttgatgttcttTCCCATGAAAGGTAGGGATTTCTTCTCTATAAAGTTTGTTAGGCCTGTGACCATTTTGTCCCAGAGAGAATAGTACAGGTGATGTCAATACTGGTTCTTGGGTTTGTTGGAGAGATGACTGGCAGCTTTTGCCGTGGTCTGTTGGCCCCCCCGTAGAGTGTCAAGCCCGAGGCCTCCATGCTGCAAAAGCACAGAACAGCCACTTGGAGAGAGCGGACCAAGGGAGACCCAGACAGAGACTTTGCCAGCTCTCAGCTCTTCTACGCGAGGATGCTCACGTCAGCTCAGCCACGGCACAAGCATGATCGAGGAGAaccagccctgccctgctctgtTCTTCCCAGTTCCTGAGCCTCGGAAGAATGCAATTGACTGGCGTAGGTGTCTTCAGCTTCTGTGTTTGGGGATGCTAGTGTGTTAGGCAGCAGTAGCCAACCAGATAATGACGTGTTCTTCTCTGGTTCACGGCCTGCGTGGAGCTTGGATTTTGTAAACAATTCTGATCAACAGAAATGAGGGGCTGGAGACAGTTCAGGGTAGAAATGTCTTCTCCacagacacattttatttttttttttataaacaaaagtagAATTGAGGGACTAAAAACAGGGATGAGATCAAACCACATTGTTTGTGTTCACAAAAGTGGATGCAGAGAATTTGAACAGTCAGTCCCTGAGCTCACAAAGGCCTGTCACAGTCTTCACCTGCATCTATAAATAGTCATAAATGTTTCTCCCACCATCGCTCATGCACAGAAACCACCCCCGGGATTCAGAAAATAGGGAACACAGTGCCTCCCGACATTAGCTCCAGAAGTGTCTCAGCAATTATGATTTAGTTGCTTTCGTTACATTTGGGTTTGGTGACAAGTAAGGAAAACAAGAcaacattttgataaattttgcACATTTCATCAGTATTATGTCACACTGCATCATAACAGTCACTGGAAATTGTCATAGAAAtagtaaaaccaaacaaaaaataggAAGTATTTTGAAACTCAACATTTTCCATGACCAAACACTGAGGGAAAAATTACCTATTAAGTAGCTAGAGAGGGACTCTgagattttaatttcattctgtcCCCACTTTCAACAAGATTTAACAGGACTCTTTTACCATTCATCCggttgactttaaaaaaatctctggagATAAAGGATCCACAGCACTTAGATAAACCATTGGCTATTTTATCCCTGTCAATTAGTGCTTAAAtcatttgttttaatcatttatttgccTCCAgcttagggaaaaaagaaatcataacgTAATGGTTAAAAATTCCTCTTAACTCATTCTCATATATGAATTACCATTTCTTATCCTATTAAATGTTCAAATTCAATTCCTCAAAATATAACAGTATAAGAATTTTATTGCTCACCTTAGAATACATTAACTTAGAAGAAGCACACAGATAAACAGCCCTAAGTAGTGTTCATGTACCCAATATGTGAGTGATATAGGCATATTTCTATCCCTGATGTCATTAGAGAATCCataagaatacataaaaaatcagttttatgaaGTGATATCCTGAACAAAAACCGAACATTAGGATTCTATGGCTGATGTCCCATGGGTTCAGGTTTCCATTTTGCTACCTAAGAATGCATTATTTAACACAATCTGGactttctcatttatcttttcttcagaCTACACCTGTTACACATATTGTACATGATCTGAGAAGCAGTCTAACCTCACACACCAACTTCATCATCGCCTATTGCTTCCTGTCTTAGAAGTGTGCTCTAGATGTGTTCAGGTCGCCCCTCCTACTGAAGACACTACTCAAGGCAGCCTTCACGTCCTTGTTCCTCAGTGTATAGATCAGTGGGTTCAGCATAGGAGTGACCACAGTGTACATGATGGCAGCGACCTGGTCCTGGTCCATGGAGCTGCCTGAGGTAGGAGATAGGTAAGTGAAGATAACAGGAGCATAGAGAAGAATGACCACCATGAAGTGAGAGGCACACGTGGACAGTGCTTTGCGGAGCGCACTACAGGAGTAGGTcttggagaaaagagagatgattATGGAGAAGTAGGAGAGAAGTGTTAGGAAGAAGGGGCCCATGGCAATGGTCCCGGTAACCGTGTTGAGAAGCCACTGGTTGAGCTCCGTGTTCCCGCAGGCCAACTCCAGCAAAGGCTTGACATCACAGAAGAAGTGATGGATCTGATGAGAACCACAGAAGTTCAAGCGAGAGGTCATCATGGAGTGCAACAGGGCATGGAAAAAACCAATGGTCCAGACTGTGACAGCCATCTGGGTACAGAGCTGGTAATTCATGATGACAGAGTAATGCAGTGGCCTGCAGATGGCCACAAAGCGGTCAAAGGCCATCACGGCCAACAGCATGGCCTCCGTGCTGCCCAGGAAGTGGAAGAAGTGAAGCTGGGTTATGCATCCCAAGAAGGAAATTGCCTTGTGTGTAGAGAAGAAGTTCTCCAGCATCTTTGGCAGTGTCACCGTGGAGTAGCAGATATCTAGACACGACAGATTTcccaggaagaaatacatgggtaAATGGAGTCTTGGATCAGAGACGACAACCAGGACGACTGCTCCATTGCCAACCACACTGACCACGTAAATTGCAAGGAAAACCACGAAGAGATAAGGCTGCAGTGCTTGGATGTCTGTGACTCCCAGGAGGAGAAATGCAGTGACTGAGGTTTGATTCAGCATCGCTTAAGAGAAAGGATGAATTACTCTCTGGAGCGTACCCCTGTTGAGAATCAGAGACTTTGTAGTGGAGGATTTTCCCGTCTACACAATGGTACTTTGAGGGAGAGCATTGTTGTTTTACACAGTTCCCACATCAGACCTTGTATAGGATTTGCCTCATTAGACTATTAGATATTATGGTGAACTGTTGGTTATGGGCCATTGGCCCACCATTTTCCCCCCTCATTTGATTTGTCATTAATATGTCTCTTTCTCCCAGAGACTCAGAGCACGTAGCCAACCTACCATCTTCTCTGGCTGTGCACATCTACCTTCTGATACAAGTGTCCTCTCATCTCCTTAATGAACTGTAATGGGGGTTCTAATGAACTCTAACTACTTGCCCAGACTGCTATATCCAGACATTGTAAGAAAGCACCTGAAggatttttaattaagaaaaatagacaaggaaagaatgaCACCAATGCAAGGAGGTCTGAATTAATATCCAGATGTGGGATTGCCTCTTATAAAAAGGCAAATCTTGgagaacctgagtggctcagttggttggggtccgactttggctcaggtcatgatctcatggcttgttagttcaagtcccatgtggggctctgtctaccactcagagcctggagcttgcttcagattctgtgtcttcctctctctctacccctcccccactctcactgtgtctctctgtgtctcaaaaataaatacacattaaaaaatttttttaaaaaggcacatctTTCTAAGTTTGGGGGAAATCCCTAGAGGAGCATAGAAAGATTTGATGTGAGAGGAATTGGAGTGGGTTAATGAGGGACCACTTCTCCATAGCCTGTGGGATTCTAGGCCATAGAGATGGAGGAATTTAGAGAATATACCCAACCTGTGCTGGGCCTCTGTGAAAGGCTGGCTCCATGCAGGTCAGAGTAGTTTGCTTTGATGACCATGTGTGTTCTGCACAGTGTTAATCCTACCTCTCCTGTGTAAGATACATATGATATGGCAAATATCATTTTGAGTTCTCTGACTCATCAAACTAAGTTGTATCAAAAATCCATTTAGGGAAGAGACCTCTGTctaatatttaaggaaaatttcCAATCAGACTTGTTCTTATTCAGTGATTTATTTCACTGCAATTTTAATAGTGAGAGATTGCATATTTATCTGGAGAAAAATTAGGAAGCCAGGCATGCTGAATTCAGAATGTATATGgcaataaaagtatataaagagCCTTCACAATCCACAAATGCAATGAGGAATCCATCATAAAATAGGAAACCAGCTCTAGATCTGGGCGCTTACTTGCATATAAACAAGCATGCAGAAAATATGGGGTCCTCTCAGCCCAAGTCCTAAGGCATTCTCTTACCTGATTGTCGGATTCACAGCCTGCCCAGCTTTTCAGGTTTACACTCCCAACAGCTGAGAATGGCAGGAAGATATTTGAAGTGACTGTTCGTATTGGGATTGCA
The nucleotide sequence above comes from Panthera tigris isolate Pti1 chromosome B2, P.tigris_Pti1_mat1.1, whole genome shotgun sequence. Encoded proteins:
- the LOC102957797 gene encoding olfactory receptor 12D2-like translates to MLNQTSVTAFLLLGVTDIQALQPYLFVVFLAIYVVSVVGNGAVVLVVVSDPRLHLPMYFFLGNLSCLDICYSTVTLPKMLENFFSTHKAISFLGCITQLHFFHFLGSTEAMLLAVMAFDRFVAICRPLHYSVIMNYQLCTQMAVTVWTIGFFHALLHSMMTSRLNFCGSHQIHHFFCDVKPLLELACGNTELNQWLLNTVTGTIAMGPFFLTLLSYFSIIISLFSKTYSCSALRKALSTCASHFMVVILLYAPVIFTYLSPTSGSSMDQDQVAAIMYTVVTPMLNPLIYTLRNKDVKAALSSVFSRRGDLNTSRAHF